From a region of the Nonlabens sp. Hel1_33_55 genome:
- a CDS encoding M20/M25/M40 family metallo-hydrolase, which produces MKKTKLFLSSLLLAGCIVTAQQNDPVVEAIVKDATENSQLENLAHELMDVVGPRLVGSPQMKAAGDWAVNKYKSWGIDAKTEKYGDWRGWERGITHIDMVEPRVQTLQGMQLAWSPSTGKKGVRGEVVALPTVANEGEFQNWLKTIKGKIVLTSMPQPTGRPDENWEEFATPESFEKMKEMRDTMNSTFRNNMRNMGIGSRELDATLEKAGAIAVISSNWSRGFGVNKIFSTSTEKIPEIDLELEDYGMLWRLAESGHKPEVNIVAESKELGKQPTFNTLAEIKGTEKPEEYIVLSAHFDSWDGGTGATDNGTGTITMMEAARLLKKHYPNPKRTIIVGLWGSEEQGLNGSRAFVEDHPEIVEGVQAVFNQDNGTGRVVNLSGGGFLYSYDYLSSWLDAVPNDITKHIETSFPGSPARGGSDYASFQAAGAPAFSLSSISWDYWNYTWHTNRDTYDKIVFDDVRNNAILTAILAYKASEDPDKTSREKAVLPMDSRTGEPREWPEPRSPTRLGGM; this is translated from the coding sequence ATGAAAAAAACCAAACTATTCTTATCAAGCCTCTTACTGGCTGGATGTATCGTGACGGCACAGCAAAACGATCCAGTCGTGGAAGCCATCGTAAAAGATGCTACCGAAAATTCACAACTGGAGAATCTCGCTCATGAATTGATGGATGTCGTAGGTCCACGACTGGTGGGTTCACCTCAAATGAAAGCAGCTGGCGACTGGGCAGTCAATAAATATAAATCCTGGGGAATCGACGCCAAAACCGAAAAGTATGGCGACTGGCGCGGCTGGGAACGCGGCATCACTCATATAGATATGGTAGAGCCTCGAGTGCAAACATTGCAAGGAATGCAACTAGCCTGGAGCCCAAGCACAGGGAAAAAAGGCGTACGCGGTGAGGTGGTTGCTTTGCCAACGGTAGCCAATGAAGGTGAATTTCAAAACTGGCTCAAAACCATTAAAGGTAAAATCGTATTGACTTCCATGCCACAGCCTACCGGCAGACCTGATGAGAATTGGGAAGAATTTGCGACGCCAGAGTCATTTGAAAAGATGAAAGAGATGCGTGACACCATGAACAGCACCTTTAGAAACAATATGCGCAATATGGGAATAGGTTCCCGCGAACTGGATGCTACGCTTGAAAAAGCAGGTGCCATTGCAGTTATTTCTTCCAATTGGTCTAGAGGATTTGGGGTTAATAAAATTTTCAGTACAAGTACAGAGAAGATTCCAGAAATTGACCTTGAATTAGAAGATTACGGTATGCTATGGAGACTTGCAGAATCTGGTCATAAACCAGAGGTCAACATCGTTGCAGAATCCAAAGAGCTAGGCAAGCAACCTACATTCAACACACTAGCTGAAATTAAAGGAACAGAAAAGCCAGAAGAATACATCGTACTATCAGCGCATTTTGATTCTTGGGATGGCGGTACCGGTGCTACAGACAATGGTACGGGAACCATCACCATGATGGAAGCAGCGAGATTGCTCAAGAAACATTACCCAAATCCAAAAAGAACGATCATCGTAGGTCTTTGGGGTAGCGAGGAACAAGGTCTGAATGGTTCCAGAGCTTTTGTGGAAGACCATCCAGAGATAGTGGAAGGTGTTCAAGCAGTATTTAATCAGGATAATGGAACTGGTCGCGTGGTCAATCTTTCTGGCGGCGGTTTTCTTTATTCTTACGATTACTTGAGCAGCTGGCTCGATGCCGTTCCAAATGATATCACTAAGCATATTGAAACAAGTTTTCCTGGATCACCAGCTCGTGGTGGATCTGATTACGCTTCCTTTCAAGCTGCTGGTGCGCCAGCCTTTAGTTTGAGTTCGATTAGTTGGGATTACTGGAATTACACATGGCATACCAACCGTGATACCTATGATAAAATTGTTTTTGATGATGTGCGAAATAACGCGATTCTAACGGCAATCCTAGCGTACAAAGCCAGCGAGGATCCTGATAAAACCTCTAGAGAGAAAGCAGTGCTACCTATGGATAGCAGAACTGGTGAGCCTAGAGAATGGCCAGAGCCAAGATCACCCACAAGACTAGGCGGAATGTAG
- a CDS encoding dienelactone hydrolase family protein, translated as MAIIKREDISQEVFDLYDDYAHNKIDRRIFLERLSVFAVGALTLPSLLSFVQPNYDDPTVAVDDDRFQSEFIIYDSPKGGGEIRGLLSKPANLSGKVPGIVVVHENRGLNPYVEDVGRQGAIDGFITLAPDALTPLGGYPGNDDEGREMQGKRDRLEMLEDFIAAYNYVKNHENCNGNVGVVGFCFGGWVANMMAVQLPGLGAAVPFYGRQPDKEQAAEVQAPLLLQYAGLDERVNAGWPEYKEVLDSNNIEHTAYFYEGANHGFHNYSTPRYDKAAADLAWSRTIDFFKKHLS; from the coding sequence ATGGCAATTATAAAAAGAGAAGATATTTCACAAGAGGTTTTTGACCTGTATGACGACTACGCTCATAACAAGATAGATAGGCGTATTTTTTTAGAACGCTTATCGGTTTTTGCGGTTGGTGCTCTAACGTTGCCATCGCTGCTAAGTTTTGTCCAGCCCAATTATGACGACCCAACGGTTGCCGTCGATGATGATAGGTTCCAAAGCGAATTCATTATATATGATTCTCCAAAAGGTGGCGGCGAGATACGCGGCCTATTGTCAAAACCTGCAAATCTTTCTGGAAAAGTTCCAGGTATCGTTGTCGTTCATGAAAATCGTGGATTAAATCCTTATGTAGAAGATGTAGGCCGCCAAGGTGCGATTGATGGATTCATCACGCTAGCTCCTGATGCACTCACACCGCTAGGTGGTTATCCTGGAAATGACGATGAAGGTCGCGAGATGCAGGGCAAACGAGACCGTCTTGAAATGCTTGAAGATTTTATCGCTGCGTATAATTACGTCAAGAATCATGAGAATTGTAATGGTAACGTAGGTGTTGTGGGATTCTGTTTTGGTGGTTGGGTAGCAAATATGATGGCGGTACAGCTACCAGGTCTTGGTGCTGCCGTACCGTTTTATGGTAGACAACCTGATAAGGAACAAGCTGCCGAGGTTCAAGCTCCGCTCCTACTACAATATGCAGGACTGGACGAGCGCGTCAATGCTGGATGGCCAGAGTATAAAGAAGTATTGGATTCCAATAATATTGAGCATACCGCCTATTTTTATGAAGGTGCAAACCATGGGTTCCATAACTATTCAACGCCTAGATATGACAAAGCTGCCGCAGATCTAGCCTGGAGCAGAACGATTGATTTTTTCAAGAAACACCTTTCTTAA
- a CDS encoding cold-shock protein has product MSTGTVKFFNETKGFGFITEEGVDKDHFVHISGLIDEIREGDEVSFDLKEGNKGLNAVNVKVL; this is encoded by the coding sequence ATGAGTACAGGAACAGTAAAATTTTTCAATGAAACTAAAGGTTTCGGATTCATCACTGAAGAAGGTGTTGACAAGGACCACTTCGTACATATCTCAGGATTGATCGATGAAATTCGCGAAGGCGATGAAGTATCTTTTGATCTTAAAGAAGGAAACAAAGGATTGAACGCAGTAAACGTAAAAGTTCTCTAG